A single window of Acidobacteriota bacterium DNA harbors:
- a CDS encoding O-antigen ligase family protein translates to MARSASRQPAASGPENAPESRLVAAGVLLALVLPFLVYSTASSGALRESKLLAQALGSSLALFGLAAAGAWGFSRGEAQGRASRLAPLALGAVVALALASAAANARVVDPLVLGAVLSPLALVAAGASRAGGRVAARAATALCFAGAFSGLLAAAQRWLGVLRLPLQAPQPRFFAAGLVGNPGDLAMALVVPAVLLFATAADHLRPPRLRALAAAGLAASLLGILAAEAVAPALAFVAGALVHALLAPRRRAPALAALLVLAALLAISGGARRAIEKASQLRQGDVAAATTQRDIGVLAAAEMIRARPFLGVGPGAFSNAFVPARIAAEERSGRRLVHRSESAHFDNAHSEPLTAAAECGVPAAAALLAALFALVAGLLAMRHGPGAEANPTTDALLACIAATLVLSLGGFPLRLPVASGPIAFLFGLAWRRTAPGQAPAAPLPSGARWLFAAAGAALLAVAFARGVAVSSQAEGEALLREAAEAPDEAGPVREELLGAARVRLRRAVAIRPREATALLALGSVSWVEKDLPRARELYARSVALEERAESDLNLGRVERTLGREAEGDALFRRAVWILPRLVDALPPGVDRARVVADVDAAAAGLARGGRAPALPPIR, encoded by the coding sequence ATGGCCCGTTCCGCTTCCCGGCAGCCCGCGGCGTCCGGTCCGGAGAACGCTCCGGAGAGCCGGCTCGTGGCAGCCGGCGTCCTCCTCGCGCTCGTCCTGCCTTTCCTCGTCTACTCGACGGCGTCGAGCGGGGCGCTGCGCGAGAGCAAGCTCCTCGCGCAGGCGCTCGGCTCGAGCCTTGCCCTCTTCGGGCTCGCGGCCGCCGGAGCGTGGGGCTTTTCGCGCGGCGAGGCGCAGGGCCGGGCGTCCCGCCTCGCGCCGCTGGCGCTCGGCGCCGTGGTGGCGCTCGCCCTCGCGTCGGCAGCCGCCAACGCGCGCGTGGTGGACCCGCTCGTCCTCGGCGCCGTTCTCTCGCCGCTCGCGCTCGTTGCGGCGGGCGCGTCGCGCGCCGGCGGGCGCGTCGCCGCCCGCGCCGCCACCGCGTTGTGTTTCGCGGGCGCGTTCTCGGGCCTTCTCGCGGCCGCGCAGCGATGGCTCGGCGTCCTGCGGCTTCCGCTGCAGGCCCCGCAGCCTCGGTTCTTCGCCGCGGGCCTCGTGGGGAACCCGGGCGACCTCGCGATGGCGCTCGTCGTGCCGGCCGTGCTCCTCTTCGCGACGGCCGCAGACCACCTGCGCCCGCCCCGCCTGCGCGCGCTCGCGGCCGCCGGGCTCGCGGCGTCCCTGCTCGGGATTCTCGCGGCGGAGGCCGTCGCCCCGGCCCTCGCCTTCGTCGCCGGCGCCCTCGTCCACGCGCTCCTCGCGCCGCGCCGGCGCGCGCCCGCGCTCGCCGCGCTCCTCGTCCTCGCGGCGCTCCTCGCGATCTCTGGCGGAGCGCGCCGCGCGATCGAGAAGGCGTCCCAGCTCCGGCAGGGCGACGTCGCCGCGGCGACGACGCAGCGCGACATCGGCGTCCTCGCCGCCGCCGAGATGATCCGTGCGCGCCCGTTCCTGGGCGTCGGGCCCGGCGCCTTCTCGAACGCCTTCGTCCCGGCACGCATCGCCGCCGAGGAGAGATCCGGCCGCCGACTCGTCCACCGCTCCGAGTCCGCACACTTCGACAACGCCCACAGCGAGCCGCTGACGGCTGCCGCAGAGTGCGGCGTCCCGGCTGCGGCCGCTCTGCTCGCGGCGCTCTTCGCGCTCGTCGCCGGCCTCCTCGCGATGCGCCACGGCCCCGGCGCCGAGGCCAACCCGACGACCGACGCGCTCCTCGCGTGCATCGCCGCCACGCTCGTCCTCTCGCTCGGGGGCTTCCCTCTGCGGCTTCCCGTCGCGTCCGGGCCGATCGCGTTCCTGTTCGGACTCGCGTGGCGGCGGACGGCTCCGGGCCAGGCGCCCGCCGCGCCCCTTCCGTCCGGCGCGCGGTGGCTCTTTGCAGCCGCGGGTGCGGCCCTTCTCGCGGTCGCGTTCGCGCGCGGCGTCGCGGTCTCGTCCCAGGCGGAGGGCGAGGCCCTGCTGCGCGAGGCGGCCGAGGCGCCCGACGAGGCCGGTCCCGTGCGCGAGGAGCTCCTCGGCGCGGCGCGCGTGCGGCTCCGCCGGGCGGTCGCGATCCGTCCGCGCGAGGCCACGGCTCTCCTCGCTCTCGGCTCGGTCTCCTGGGTCGAGAAGGATCTCCCGCGGGCGCGAGAGCTTTACGCGCGCTCGGTCGCTCTCGAGGAGCGAGCCGAGAGCGACCTCAACCTCGGCCGTGTCGAGAGGACTCTCGGCCGGGAGGCAGAGGGAGACGCGCTGTTCCGCCGCGCCGTGTGGATCCTCCCGCGCCTCGTCGACGCGCTGCCCCCGGGCGTGGACCGCGCGCGGGTCGTCGCGGACGTCGACGCCGCGGCCGCGGGCCTCGCGCGCGGCGGGCGCGCGCCGGCGCTTCCTCCGATCCGCTGA
- a CDS encoding carbohydrate-binding family 9-like protein, with the protein MTPPPAVHVPRLVGENALANAPAHALVDVGGGPGPAAATTVRFGFTADAFLALFEAPAEPPLLVTQPAGGEVFRDECVELFLASPGTPSLYQEIVVNPSGALYGARVRNPDDSRTTWQLAPGEGLAGISATASGEPDGRPPREWLRWRCLIRIPWTSLPGGRAPRDREERRGNAYRIARGRTTRFLALSPTLRDRPPDFHVPSRFARLTFGPRS; encoded by the coding sequence GTGACGCCGCCGCCCGCCGTCCACGTTCCGCGCCTCGTGGGCGAGAACGCGCTCGCGAACGCTCCGGCGCACGCCCTGGTCGACGTCGGAGGCGGCCCCGGGCCCGCGGCCGCGACGACGGTGCGATTCGGATTCACGGCCGACGCGTTCCTCGCGCTCTTCGAAGCGCCGGCCGAGCCGCCGCTCCTCGTGACGCAGCCCGCCGGCGGCGAGGTCTTCCGCGACGAATGCGTGGAGCTTTTCCTCGCCTCGCCCGGCACCCCGTCGCTCTACCAGGAGATCGTCGTGAACCCGTCGGGCGCGCTCTACGGCGCCCGCGTCCGGAACCCGGACGACAGCCGCACGACCTGGCAGCTCGCCCCGGGCGAAGGCCTCGCCGGCATCAGCGCGACCGCCTCGGGAGAACCCGACGGCCGGCCTCCAAGGGAGTGGTTGCGGTGGCGCTGCCTGATCCGGATTCCGTGGACCTCTCTGCCCGGAGGACGCGCCCCCAGGGACCGCGAGGAGCGGCGGGGCAACGCGTACCGGATCGCACGCGGCCGAACCACGCGGTTCCTCGCTCTCTCGCCGACGCTGCGCGATCGCCCGCCCGACTTTCACGTGCCGAGCCGGTTCGCGCGGCTGACGTTCGGGCCGCGGTCCTGA
- a CDS encoding exopolysaccharide biosynthesis polyprenyl glycosylphosphotransferase, with product MRPRGRFAGRTALLAAGDAAVASGLFALVVALRRALPLPGTQGTLPAPNVPLDAPWLAGVALVTLAALWLAGTYDEPLASLKERGGLLVGTLLAGGLLLALYFFAGRSVPRTVLLLWVPLFSVGLGLWRRVAEAVAPIGMRPVLVLGAGEDARRAADALASGRITGHTLLEWREDASRFESGPARDVLFASDRPEDRRILVALLERSLEHDFDLWILPGVADVVASRVVTRSLGDLPLVPVATRGASAFAFAWRRALDLVLGSALTVLAAPVLLVVTAAVALESPGAPWLRQKRVGRGGKIFTLWKVRTMRQDAEAGTGPTLSSPEDERVTRIGSVLRRSRLDELPQLLLVLAGSMSLIGPRPERPEFVATFEKEVPAYRLRHALKPGLTGLAQVMGAYATQPDVKLRYDLGYLFHWTPALDLFVLLRTVVTVLRGSGI from the coding sequence ATGAGGCCGCGCGGGCGCTTCGCGGGCCGTACGGCCCTTCTGGCGGCCGGCGACGCGGCGGTCGCCTCGGGACTCTTCGCCCTCGTGGTTGCGCTGCGGCGTGCGCTGCCGCTGCCGGGCACGCAGGGCACCCTTCCGGCGCCGAACGTACCGCTGGATGCACCCTGGCTGGCAGGCGTCGCTCTCGTCACGCTCGCGGCGCTCTGGCTCGCCGGGACGTACGACGAGCCGCTTGCGTCGCTCAAGGAGCGGGGCGGGCTCCTCGTCGGGACGCTGCTCGCCGGCGGCCTCCTCCTCGCTCTTTACTTCTTCGCGGGCCGGTCCGTGCCGCGCACGGTTCTGCTCCTGTGGGTTCCGCTCTTTTCGGTGGGCCTCGGGCTCTGGCGGCGTGTCGCCGAAGCGGTCGCTCCCATCGGGATGCGCCCCGTCCTCGTCCTCGGAGCGGGGGAGGACGCGCGGCGGGCGGCCGACGCGCTGGCGTCGGGCCGCATCACCGGCCACACGCTCCTCGAGTGGCGGGAGGACGCCTCCCGCTTCGAGTCGGGTCCCGCCCGTGACGTCCTCTTCGCCTCCGACCGCCCGGAGGACAGGCGCATCCTCGTGGCGCTGCTGGAGCGCAGCCTCGAGCACGACTTTGACCTGTGGATCCTGCCGGGAGTCGCCGACGTCGTCGCGTCGCGCGTCGTGACGCGCAGCCTCGGGGACCTGCCGCTCGTGCCGGTCGCGACGCGCGGTGCGAGCGCGTTCGCGTTCGCGTGGCGCCGCGCTCTCGACCTCGTCCTCGGGTCCGCGCTGACGGTCCTCGCGGCCCCCGTCCTTCTCGTCGTTACGGCCGCCGTCGCGCTCGAGAGCCCGGGCGCGCCGTGGCTCCGGCAGAAGCGCGTCGGGCGCGGCGGGAAGATCTTCACGCTCTGGAAAGTGCGGACCATGCGTCAGGACGCGGAAGCCGGGACCGGCCCGACGCTCTCTTCTCCCGAAGACGAGCGTGTGACGCGAATCGGCTCCGTGCTGCGCCGTTCACGCCTCGACGAGCTTCCGCAGCTCCTCCTCGTTCTGGCGGGCTCGATGAGCCTCATCGGCCCGCGGCCGGAAAGGCCCGAGTTCGTCGCGACGTTCGAAAAGGAGGTGCCCGCGTACCGGCTCCGGCACGCGTTGAAGCCAGGCCTCACCGGCCTGGCGCAGGTCATGGGCGCGTACGCGACCCAGCCCGACGTCAAGCTGCGCTACGACCTCGGGTACCTCTTCCACTGGACGCCCGCGCTCGACCTGTTCGTGCTCCTCCGCACGGTCGTGACCGTGCTCAGGGGCAGCGGAATCTGA
- a CDS encoding CHAD domain-containing protein, with amino-acid sequence MEGTRRRVPALTAALSKRRAALETLLAGGAGAPTGERLHAVRVILRRTVSLARLTEDVPAKGSGAGLKAAARDLRRALGVRRTHDVAATLLRARFRRDARRRPSAERLAERLERDARAAAPAERLDALLADVRREFATRDATLAALASSLADLDGGRLERRLEKGIRRRLVRRARRLLIRGVPEEGNLHEARIDARDLRYGLEFARLSGSIRLLPLLERFQEEAGRAHDRAELIALVRVTAGALPAARRREALRLLPPLLADTERALARAQTACRALLAALKTAVGRW; translated from the coding sequence GTGGAGGGAACCCGACGCCGCGTGCCCGCCCTGACGGCGGCCCTCTCGAAGCGGCGCGCCGCGCTCGAGACCCTTCTCGCGGGGGGCGCCGGCGCTCCCACCGGCGAGCGGCTCCACGCCGTGCGCGTCATTCTCCGGCGAACGGTCTCGCTGGCCCGCCTCACCGAGGACGTGCCCGCGAAGGGCTCGGGGGCCGGCCTCAAGGCGGCCGCGCGGGACCTCCGGAGGGCGCTCGGAGTGCGGCGCACTCACGACGTCGCCGCGACCCTCCTTCGGGCCCGGTTTCGTCGCGACGCGCGACGGCGCCCTTCCGCCGAGCGGCTCGCGGAGCGGCTGGAGCGGGACGCCCGCGCCGCCGCACCCGCCGAGCGCCTGGACGCCCTGCTCGCGGACGTGCGGCGGGAGTTCGCGACGCGCGACGCCACACTCGCGGCGCTCGCGTCTTCGCTCGCGGACCTCGACGGCGGGCGGCTCGAGCGCCGGCTCGAGAAGGGAATCCGGCGGCGTCTCGTCCGGCGCGCGCGGCGCCTCCTCATCCGCGGAGTCCCCGAGGAAGGGAACCTCCACGAGGCCCGGATCGACGCGCGCGACCTGCGCTACGGCCTCGAGTTCGCCCGGCTGTCCGGGTCGATCCGGCTCCTGCCGCTCCTCGAGAGGTTCCAGGAGGAGGCGGGCCGAGCCCACGACCGCGCCGAGCTGATCGCCCTCGTGCGCGTCACGGCGGGCGCGCTCCCGGCGGCGAGGCGCCGCGAGGCGCTGCGCCTCCTGCCGCCGCTCCTCGCCGACACCGAGCGCGCCCTCGCCCGGGCGCAGACGGCTTGTCGCGCGCTCCTCGCCGCCCTGAAGACCGCGGTGGGGCGCTGGTGA
- a CDS encoding nitrate/sulfonate/bicarbonate ABC transporter ATP-binding protein, whose product MSANPVPAPAAPIASARGVDKIFEDEGGRSRVVLEGIDFEIRPNEVVAVLGPSGCGKSTLLRILIGLIPPSAGIVEQHGKPLVGIHPGAAVVFQNFALFPWLTVEENVRVGIAGRASDAADADDRVKAVLAAVGLAGHARAFPKELSGGMKQRVGIARALVGRPELLCMDEPFSALDVLTAELLRTEVYRLFTERLTGLSSVLLITHLIEEAVFLGDRIIVLGANPGTVRREIVNTLPHPREYRHPEFLRMVEHIHDVVTGVHLPEEEEAAAPVPGRRVETPLIPLPPARMGEILGLLEILADAGGTMNLFAVDALTEYDFGRTLTVVKAAELLDLVDTPKNDVLLTDLGKRVVAAPFDAKIMLLRPQILSLGTFCLLVRELARDPDTPMPGETLRDVLAASLPTVSASELFETMVNWGRAIQIFEYDANTDQLALFSGRDAVAEA is encoded by the coding sequence ATGAGCGCGAATCCGGTCCCCGCTCCCGCCGCCCCGATCGCCTCGGCCCGGGGCGTCGACAAGATCTTCGAGGACGAGGGCGGCCGCTCGCGCGTCGTCCTCGAGGGCATCGACTTCGAGATCCGGCCGAACGAGGTCGTCGCGGTCCTCGGGCCGTCGGGCTGCGGGAAGTCCACGCTCCTGCGCATCCTGATCGGCCTGATCCCGCCGTCGGCCGGGATCGTCGAACAGCACGGCAAGCCGCTCGTCGGCATCCATCCGGGCGCCGCCGTCGTGTTCCAGAACTTCGCGCTCTTCCCGTGGCTCACGGTCGAGGAGAACGTCCGCGTCGGAATCGCGGGCCGCGCCTCGGACGCGGCCGACGCGGACGACCGCGTCAAGGCGGTCCTCGCGGCCGTCGGCCTGGCCGGCCACGCCCGGGCGTTTCCGAAGGAGCTCTCGGGCGGCATGAAGCAGCGCGTCGGGATCGCGCGCGCCCTGGTGGGCCGTCCCGAGCTCCTCTGCATGGACGAGCCGTTCTCGGCGCTCGACGTGCTCACGGCCGAGCTCCTCCGCACCGAGGTCTACCGCCTCTTCACGGAGCGCCTGACGGGTTTGTCGTCGGTCCTCCTCATCACGCACCTCATCGAAGAGGCCGTGTTCCTCGGGGACCGCATCATCGTCCTCGGCGCGAACCCCGGCACCGTGCGCCGCGAGATCGTCAACACGCTCCCGCACCCGCGCGAGTACCGGCACCCCGAGTTCCTCAGGATGGTCGAGCACATCCACGACGTCGTGACGGGCGTCCACCTTCCCGAGGAGGAGGAAGCCGCCGCTCCGGTCCCGGGCCGCCGGGTCGAGACCCCGCTCATCCCGCTGCCGCCCGCCCGCATGGGCGAGATCCTCGGCCTGCTCGAGATCCTCGCGGACGCCGGCGGAACGATGAACCTCTTCGCCGTGGACGCACTCACGGAATACGACTTCGGCCGCACGCTCACCGTCGTGAAGGCCGCCGAGCTGCTCGACCTCGTCGACACGCCGAAGAACGACGTCCTCCTCACCGATCTCGGAAAGAGGGTCGTCGCGGCGCCGTTCGACGCGAAGATCATGCTCCTCAGGCCGCAGATCCTTTCCCTCGGCACGTTCTGCCTCCTCGTGCGGGAGCTCGCCCGCGACCCGGACACGCCGATGCCCGGCGAGACCCTCCGCGACGTCCTCGCGGCGAGCCTCCCGACGGTGAGCGCCTCCGAGCTCTTCGAGACGATGGTGAACTGGGGCCGCGCGATCCAGATCTTCGAGTACGACGCGAATACGGATCAGCTCGCCCTCTTCTCGGGCCGCGACGCTGTCGCCGAGGCATGA
- a CDS encoding A/G-specific adenine glycosylase has product MIDDPRDVTRRLARWYRRAQRDLPWRATRDPYAIWLSEVMAQQTTLDVVVPRWERFRARFPTVESLARAKERDVLAEWSGLGYYARARNLHRAAKAVAAEGAFPRTLEGWRALPGVGAYTAAAVASIAYGVREPVVDGNVVRVLCRLWALRLDPKAPATLVKVRALARPLVPMRNPGDFNQALMELGALVCTPRAPRCGACPLRSSCRAAASGTPEAFPRAAARPPTRHVHLVAAIVERKKRLLLVEDQEFVPGHLVVPLFCVPAGRRPEDLLRRWWKRIAGRDVSALEPVATLRHSVLERRYLISLFTFKENLPSPSSVARPRRRPSEARGIRALSPSQISRVAHGGLLLKVLAAWRAHRARGGA; this is encoded by the coding sequence GTGATCGACGACCCGCGCGACGTGACGCGCCGCCTCGCGCGCTGGTACCGCCGCGCGCAGCGCGACCTGCCGTGGCGCGCCACGCGCGACCCGTACGCGATCTGGCTCTCCGAGGTCATGGCGCAGCAGACGACGCTCGACGTCGTCGTGCCCCGCTGGGAACGCTTCCGCGCGCGCTTTCCCACCGTCGAGTCGCTCGCCCGGGCGAAGGAGCGCGACGTCCTCGCCGAGTGGAGCGGCCTCGGGTACTACGCGCGCGCCCGCAACCTCCACCGCGCCGCAAAAGCCGTCGCGGCCGAGGGGGCGTTTCCGCGCACGCTCGAGGGCTGGCGGGCGCTGCCCGGCGTGGGCGCGTACACCGCCGCCGCCGTCGCCTCGATCGCGTACGGCGTGAGAGAGCCCGTCGTGGACGGCAACGTCGTGCGCGTCCTCTGCCGCCTGTGGGCGCTCAGGCTCGACCCGAAGGCGCCCGCGACGCTCGTGAAGGTCCGCGCGCTCGCCCGGCCGCTCGTGCCGATGCGGAATCCGGGCGATTTCAACCAGGCCCTCATGGAGCTCGGCGCCCTCGTCTGCACGCCGCGCGCGCCGCGCTGCGGCGCCTGCCCGCTCCGCTCCTCCTGCCGCGCGGCCGCGAGCGGAACGCCGGAGGCGTTCCCGCGCGCGGCCGCCCGCCCGCCCACGAGACACGTGCATCTCGTCGCCGCGATCGTCGAAAGAAAGAAGAGACTTCTGCTGGTTGAAGATCAGGAGTTCGTCCCGGGCCACCTCGTCGTGCCACTGTTTTGTGTTCCCGCCGGGAGACGCCCTGAAGATCTTCTTAGAAGGTGGTGGAAGCGGATCGCGGGGCGTGACGTCAGCGCCCTCGAGCCGGTGGCGACGCTGCGCCATTCCGTGCTCGAACGGCGCTATCTCATCTCCCTATTCACCTTCAAAGAAAATCTTCCTTCCCCTTCTTCCGTCGCTCGTCCGCGTCGCCGCCCCTCCGAAGCGCGCGGGATCCGTGCCCTTTCTCCGAGCCAGATTTCCCGTGTCGCGCACGGCGGACTGCTCCTGAAGGTGCTCGCCGCGTGGCGCGCACACCGCGCGCGCGGCGGCGCCTGA
- a CDS encoding ABC transporter permease subunit, translated as MTFRGRNPVARAPGAAVDVLIFIAIGAAVAGVVALAQRWEAPIRPTVEIDLSPSALPGYTLLSLSRGFAAYLLSLVFTLVYGTIAAHGKRAEKILIPLLDIGQGIPVLGFLPGLVLGMVALFPRTNVGLELACIVMIFTGQVWNMTFSYIASLRSIPNELNEVARIHRFSFWKRFRTVEVSSSVIGLVWNSMMSMAGGWFFLTVNEAFTLGDRDFRLPGVGSYMAVAIEKGDKAAMAWAVLAMTVMIVAVDQLLWRPLVAWSQRFRTAEVSGEPEAHSWVLDLLRRSAVLRRMRLKRRRRPKAPAAPLPPPPENAPGSADAGARVRAALLFVLGFGAFAAALLGAWKLVRLLSAVTPHDWLLLAAALGATFLRTLGALALAVAWTLPVGILVGRSPTWSRRLQPIVQIVASFPAPMLFPLVTGALLAFHVPFSVIAAVLMLLGAQWYVLFNVLAGASAVPPDLIEAADVYGVAGSARWRKLFLPAVFPYLVTGLVTAAGGAWNASIVAETLVSGGRTLETFGLGSLITKATREANFPLLAAGVLTMSFALVLINRTVWRRLSRLAETKYALNR; from the coding sequence CTGACCTTCAGGGGCCGAAACCCCGTCGCCCGCGCCCCGGGCGCGGCCGTGGACGTCCTGATCTTCATCGCCATCGGAGCGGCCGTCGCGGGCGTCGTCGCGCTCGCGCAGCGCTGGGAGGCCCCGATCCGGCCCACGGTCGAGATCGACCTCTCGCCGTCGGCGCTGCCCGGCTACACGCTGCTCTCGCTCTCGCGCGGCTTCGCGGCGTACCTGCTTTCGCTCGTCTTCACGCTCGTCTACGGGACGATCGCGGCCCACGGAAAACGCGCCGAGAAGATCCTCATCCCGCTGCTCGACATCGGGCAGGGCATCCCCGTTCTCGGCTTCCTGCCGGGGCTCGTCCTCGGAATGGTCGCCCTCTTCCCGCGGACGAACGTGGGGCTCGAGCTCGCGTGCATCGTCATGATCTTCACGGGGCAGGTCTGGAACATGACCTTCTCCTACATCGCGTCTCTGCGCTCGATCCCGAACGAGCTCAACGAGGTCGCGCGGATCCACCGGTTCTCCTTCTGGAAGCGCTTCCGGACGGTCGAGGTCTCGTCGTCCGTCATCGGCCTCGTATGGAATTCGATGATGTCGATGGCGGGAGGCTGGTTCTTCCTGACGGTCAACGAGGCGTTCACGCTGGGTGACCGCGACTTCCGGCTGCCGGGCGTGGGCTCGTACATGGCCGTGGCGATCGAGAAGGGCGACAAGGCCGCCATGGCCTGGGCCGTCCTCGCGATGACCGTCATGATCGTCGCCGTCGACCAGCTCCTCTGGCGCCCGCTCGTCGCGTGGTCGCAGCGCTTCCGGACGGCCGAGGTCTCCGGCGAGCCCGAGGCGCACTCGTGGGTGCTCGACCTCCTCCGCCGTTCCGCCGTCCTCCGCCGCATGCGCCTCAAGCGCCGGCGGCGGCCGAAGGCGCCCGCCGCGCCGCTTCCCCCGCCGCCGGAGAACGCTCCCGGGAGCGCCGACGCGGGGGCGCGCGTACGCGCCGCGCTCCTCTTCGTCCTCGGGTTCGGCGCGTTCGCCGCGGCCCTCCTCGGCGCGTGGAAGCTCGTGCGCCTCCTCTCCGCCGTGACGCCGCACGACTGGCTCCTCCTCGCAGCCGCCCTCGGGGCGACGTTCCTGAGGACGCTCGGCGCGCTCGCCCTCGCCGTCGCCTGGACGCTCCCGGTCGGAATTCTCGTCGGGCGTTCGCCCACGTGGTCGCGGCGCCTCCAGCCGATCGTCCAGATCGTCGCCTCGTTCCCGGCGCCCATGCTCTTTCCGCTCGTCACGGGTGCGCTCCTCGCGTTCCATGTGCCGTTCTCCGTGATCGCCGCCGTCCTCATGCTCCTCGGCGCGCAGTGGTACGTCCTCTTCAACGTCCTCGCGGGCGCGAGCGCGGTGCCCCCGGACCTGATCGAGGCGGCCGACGTCTACGGCGTGGCCGGAAGCGCCCGGTGGCGGAAGCTCTTCCTTCCGGCCGTCTTCCCGTACCTCGTGACGGGCCTCGTGACCGCTGCCGGAGGCGCCTGGAACGCTTCCATCGTCGCCGAGACGCTGGTTTCAGGCGGCCGGACGCTCGAGACGTTCGGCCTGGGGTCTCTCATCACGAAGGCCACCCGCGAGGCGAACTTCCCGCTGCTGGCGGCCGGCGTGCTCACGATGTCCTTCGCGCTCGTCCTCATCAACCGCACGGTCTGGCGCAGGCTCTCGCGCCTGGCCGAGACGAAGTACGCTCTCAACCGATGA
- a CDS encoding lmo0937 family membrane protein: MLWTIFVILLVLWLLGLVTSYTLGGFIHILLVVAVVVLIINLIQGRRVV, translated from the coding sequence ATGCTCTGGACCATCTTCGTCATTCTTCTCGTCCTGTGGCTCCTCGGCCTCGTCACGTCCTACACGCTCGGAGGATTCATCCACATCCTGCTCGTCGTCGCGGTCGTGGTCCTCATCATCAACCTGATCCAGGGCCGACGCGTCGTCTGA